From the genome of Gavia stellata isolate bGavSte3 chromosome 3, bGavSte3.hap2, whole genome shotgun sequence, one region includes:
- the TRPA1 gene encoding transient receptor potential cation channel subfamily A member 1, giving the protein MKRSLLRLCQSREKAAASSSYQGVVCEADAASVASQDVFKVISDGSACRLRSFIKKNRSGLTKVDELNATPLHHAAEGGQIELMQLIIDDSSCEVLNVMDSSGNTPLHWATKKNQVESVSLLLSRGANPNILNSNMMAPLHMAVQSLHNEIVKILVQHSSTDVNLEGEAGNTPIIVACYKDNPEALTLLIENGGKICKPNKTGCMPIHAAAFSGAKTCMEILLKKGEELGHSAKTHINFTNNGKCSPLHLAVQSGDLEMIKMCIEFGAQIDLKQNEKCTALHFAATQGATEIVKLMMSSYAGEESIIDAVDGNKETLLHRTALFDHYELAEYLISMGADIDSVDIEGRSPLLLATSCASWKIVNLLLSKGANVSLKDHLGRNFLHLTVLQPGGLQHLNEKFLQMEHIKNLVVDEDNEGCTPLHYACRQGVALSVNNLLSLNVSIYSKSRDKKSPLHFAASYGRINTCQRLIRDMKDTRLLNEGDKKGMTPLHLAAQNGHEKVVQFLLKRGALFLCDYKGWTALHHAAFGGYTRTMQIILDTNVKCTDRVDEEGNTALHLAAREGHAKAVRLLLDYGAKILFNKAVASFFHEAIHNRRKDVVSAVILHKRWEEAVVTFSHYSSANKCPLLEMVEYLPDSFKLVLDNCIIESSEEKTSRDFYIEYNFRYLQCPLTLNKKLKDGEDIFYEPLTTLNAMVRHNRMELLSHPVCKEYLLMKWMAYGFRAHLMNLGIYSLGLIPLTLLVTHIQPGRPLNGTEIYEARPLEYENSYFTRVCMCLVLIMSLLGICKEIFQLIQQKLKYLLDYSNLLDWTIYTTSIIFVSSLFINTPAHLQWECGAIAVYLSWMNFLLYLQRFENYGIYVVMFWEILRTLIRIAVVFFFLILAFGLSFFVLLGSQQTYSTPLLSVMKTFAMMLGDINYHDAFLDPLLSSELPYPFLSYTVLIIFTLLIPILLMNLLIGLAVGDIAEVQKYAALKRIAMQVNLHTNLEKKLPFWFLSRVDQESITVYPNRPRYCGFMSVFQYCFGCEDSTTDAQSTDTTLELEVLKQKYRLKDISTLLEKQHDLIKLIIQKMEIVSEAEDEDSNDLFQHKFRKRQLEHKNSKWDTVLKAVKTNVPNPSTEKNNSFF; this is encoded by the exons GTGATTTCAGATGGAAGTGCCTGTAGGCTAAGGAGCTTCATTAAGAAGAATCGTTCTGGGCTTACCAAGGTGGATGAATTAAATGCCACCCCACTGCATCATGCCGCAGAAGGAGGTCAAATAGAATTAATGCAGTTGATCATAGACGATTCTTCCTGTGAAG TATTAAATGTGATGGATTCTTCTGGAAATACCCCACTGCACTGGGCCACGAAGAAAAACCAAGTTGAAAGTGTTAGTTTGCTTCTCAGCAGAGGAGCCAATCCAAACATTCTCAACTCCAATATGATGGCACCTTTGCATATGGCCGTGCAGTCCCTGCATAATGAAATTGTTAAG ATTTTAGTCCAGCATAGCAGTACAGATGTTAATTTGGAAGGTGAAGCAGGGAACACACCTATAATTGTAGCATGTTACAAGGATAATCCTGAAGCGCTGACACTCCTG attgaaaatggagggaaaatatgtaaaccaaacaaaacaggatGTATGCCTATCCATGCAGCCGCATTTTCAGGTGCAAAAACATGTAtggaaattcttttaaaaaaag gtGAAGAATTGGGTCACTCTGCTAAAACCCACATCAATTTTACCAATAATGGAAAGTGCAGTCCACTTCATTTGGCAGTTCAAAGTGGGGACCTTGAAATGATTAAAATGTGCATTGAATTTGGAGCCCAAATTGATCTAAAACAG aatgaaaaatgcaCAGCACTTCATTTTGCTGCCACTCAAGGAGCAACTGAGATTGTAAAGTTAATGATGTCATCCTATGCTGGTGAGGAATCCATTATTGATGCTGTAGATGGGAATAAGGAAACATTGCTTCACAG gaCAGCATTGTTTGATCATTATGAACTGGCAGAGTATTTGATTTCAATG GGGGCTGATATTGATAGTGTTGACATAGAAGGTCGATCCCCACTTCTGTTGGCCACTTCCTGTGCATCATGGAAAATTGTGAATTTACTGCTCTCAAAAG GAGCAAATGTATCATTAAAAGATCATCTCGGTCGGAATTTCTTGCATTTGACGGTATTGCAGCCTGGAGGATTACAGCATCTGAATGAGAAATTTCTGCAG ATGGAACATATTAAAAATCTTGTAGTGGATGAAGATAATGAAGGATGTACTCCATTGCATTATGCATGCAGACAAGGTGTCGCCCTCTCTGTAAATAATTTACTCAGCCTCAACGTTTCCATCTACTCTAAGAGCAGGGACAAGAAGTCACCATTACACTTTGCTGCCAG CTACGGGCGCATCAATACATGTCAACGACTTATAAGAGATATGAAAGACACAAGACTTTTGAATGAAGGTGATAAGAAGGGAATGACTCCCCTTCATTTGGCAGCCCAGAATGGTCATGAGAAGGTAGttcagtttcttctgaaaagagGGGCACTTTTTCTCTG TGATTATAAAGGCTGGACAGCCTTGCACCATGCTGCCTTTGGAGGATACACTCGCACAATGCAGATCATTTTGGATACTAATGTGAAGTGTACCGACAGAGTGGATGAAGAAGGG AACACAGCTTTGCACCTGGCTGCAAGAGAAGGACATGCAAAAGCAGTAAGGTTACTTCTTGACTATGGCGCGAAAATTCTGTTCAACAAAGCAGTAGCTTCTTTTTTCCATGAAGCAATACACAATAGGAGAAAAGACGTAGTGTCTGCTGTCATTTTGCACAAAAG ATGGGAAGAAGCTGTTGTGACATTCTCTCACTATTCTAGTGCCAATAAGTGTCCTTTGCTGGAAATGGTTGAGTATCTTCCTGATTCATTTAAA CTGGTTTTGGACAACTGCATAATTGAGtcttcagaggaaaagacaAGTCGAGACTTCTAT ATTGAATATAACTTCCGATATCTTCAGTGTCCCCTGACACTTAACAAGAAACTAAAGGATGGTGAAGACATTTTCTATGAACCACTTACCACTTTAAAT GCCATGGTACGCCACAACCGCATGGAGCTACTCAGTCATCCCGTGTGTAAAGAATACTTGCTTATGAAATG GATGGCCTATGGCTTTCGAGCACATCTGATGAATTTAGGCATATATTCTCTCGGTCTCATCCCACTGACTCTTCTGGTGACTCACATACAGCCAGGAAGACCTTTGAATGGAACAGAGATCTATGAAGCAAGACCATTAGAATATGAG aactCATACTTCACAAGGGTGTGTATGTGTTTAGTTTTAATTATGAGTTTACTGGGAATctgcaaagaaatatttcagctcATTCAGCAG aaattgaaatatttgttgGATTACTCCAATCTACTGGACTGGACAATTTATACTACAAGCATAATTTTTGTGTcttctttatttattaataCACCAGCTCATTTGCAGTGGGAATGTGGAGCAATTGCTGTATACTTGTCTTGGATGAACTTCTTGCTTTACCTTCAACG ATTTGAAAACTATGGCATCTATGTTGTGATGTTCTGGGAAATTTTGAGGACTTTGATTCGGATTGCTGtcgttttctttttcctgatattGGCCTTTGGACTGAGTTTCTTTGTCCTTTTGGGTTCACAG cAAACATATAGCAcacctctgctttctgtaaTGAAGACATTTGCAATGATGCTGGGAGACATTAATTACCATGATGCATTCCTTGATCCACTACTAAGCAGTGAATTACCATATCCATTCCTGAGTTACACAGTTCTCATTATATTTACCTTGCTTATTCCAATCCTTCTTATGAACTTGCTA ATTGGTTTGGCTGTTGGGGACATAGCTGAAGTACAAAAATATGCTGCACTGAAAAGGATTGCAATGCAG GTTAATCTTCACACCAACTTAGAGAAGAAGCTACCATTTTGGTTCTTAAGTCGGGTAGACCAGGAATCGATCACTGTATATCCCAACAGGCCGAGATACTGTGGATTTATG AGTGTGTTCCAGTATTGCTTTGGGTGTGAGGACTCTACCACAGATGCACAGAGCACTGACACAACATTAGAACTGGAAGTTCTgaagcagaaatacag gcTCAAAGATATATCAACACTGTTGGAAAAGCAACATGACCTCATTAAATTGATTATCCAAAAAATGGAGATAGTGTCAGAGGCTGAGGATGAAGACAGCAATGATTTATTTCAGCACAAGTTTAGGAAAAGGCAGTTAGAGCACAAGAATAGTAAATGGGATACAGTGTTAAAAGCTGTTAAAACAAATGTGCCTAACCCaagcacagaaaagaacaaTAGCTTCTTCTAG